TGCAGCCAAAAGACCTGCATGCCCTTTGCCCTTTCCGTGATAAAGGGTGAGGCGACCCTGTCAGACTGTCCCCTGCTTACCGCAGATGAGATAGGGGAAATGAAGAATTCCATATCGCGGGCCGACTGGCAGGAGGAGCTGATCCAGTCTCTGCGTCTGAAGATACAGGATGTTGACCTCGCCGCCCTTACCGCGGATCTTGGCGGTGTTTATCGCAACAACAGGCTCTCCATGCTTTGCCTGGGCCGGGAATTCGAGATATTCCCCGGGGGAGACATACGGACTCAGGGTCACATTACGCAATGGATCAAAATTCTCCTGCTCCACTATATCAACACCCATGGAAAAGCTGATCTTTCGGGCAGATGGGTCTCGTTTAGCGAACTCAAAAGCGGAATGGTAAAGGCAACGTCCTTTTTACGCGAGGCTGAAAACCCCTTAAAGGAGCTGTTTGAAACCAATTATGAAAAGACAGCAGCAGGGATCAGGAAACTCGGTGCAGCGCAGTCAGGCGACTTTCCGACGCCGAACGCCTGGATCCTTTTTCTTCTTCCCAAGGTCCCGGTCGTAATCCTCTACTGGCCTGAAGAGGACGAGTTCACTGCAAAGGTGAAGATACTTTTTGATAAGACCGCAGACAAATTCCTTGATGTCGAATCTCTTATGTTCCTTCTTGAGGGACTCGTGAAAAATATCGAGCGGGACCTTTCCCTTGACAACCGTGGATGACTGACATAAAATCCCATCTTCGGAACAGGCGTTTGAAACCATGACACAGAATAAGACAACAGGGATCTATTCCTCTATTCAGGCAGTCTATCTTTCCTTTTATTCGAGAGAGCTGTATCAGGACGTTGCGAGAAACTGGAATGGGCTCTGCCTCCCCTATCTCTTTTTTACCCTGATGCTCTTCTGGATTCCGGAGACCATGAATATGCACCGCACGGTTTCTGACTTTCTTGCCGACGAAGGTCCAAACTATGTTGAGCAGATACCGGTGATAACCATTGCAAAGGGAGAGGTCTCGATCAAAGAAGAGATGCCCTTTACGATTTACGACAAGAAAAATAAGACCCCTTTCGCCATAATTGATACGACAGGAAAAACAACATCTCTGGACAACTCCCCCGCACACGTACTCGTGACAAAAAATGCGCTTATCGTAAGAAAGGATGAAAAAGAGGTGCGCTCTCTGCCCCTTTCCGACGTCGGGGACACGACCATAACCAAAACGCTTATCTATGAATGGATTGAGATCATCAAGAACCTCATCCTTGCCGTGTTCTTCCCTCTCATTCTGCTTTTATCATTTGGATTCCATATTATGCAGGTGATCCTTCTGTCGTTTCTGGGCGGGAATTTCGCAAAATATTTCCATGTCAACCTTGGGTTCAGGACGTTGATACGCCTCTCAGCGGTTGCCTTCACCCCGCCGCTGCTCCTTGAGGCAGTGCATGCCATTCTCGATATCGCGTATCCCTACAGTTCGCTGATGTCCTTCATCATCGCCGCAGGGTATCTCTATTATGCTGTGGGGTCAAACTCGGAAAAGATGCTCAATCCGATCAGAAATAAACCCTGACCTCTCTGGCCCATACGTTCAGGATGACGGCTTGCCATGAGGGACAAATTTGGTCATTACGGCAGCAGCTATCAGCACCATGACCAGGGCGTTCATCGCAGAGAAAAGACCAAAACTGTCCGCCATAAGTCCCGTGATCATCACACCCATGCCGCCTATGCCGAGTGCGAACCCGATCATGATCCCGGAGGCCATGCCGATATGCCTGTGCATAATCTCATGCATCATCACCATCGTAACAGAGAACGATCCCATGACGGAAAAACCGAAGCAGAAAAGAAACACCAGGGCAACAGGACCGGTGGTATGGAGAAAGGCATACAGCAGCGGCGCTGCCAGCAGAAGAGAAGCCAGCGTAACCTGTTTTCTGCCAAAGCGGTCAGAAAGAGTGCCGCCCGCAAACTGCCCGGCAACGCCGGCAAGAAGCATGAGCGAAAGCAGAGAGTTGGACCGCAGCACAGAACTGCCGGCCTGAACGAAATAGCTCGGCAGATAGCTCAGAACAGAGAAATAGACCCATGACCGCAAAACAGCAACCATGATAAGAACGACCGCAGGCCTGAGATCGTTGAAACTGAAGGGATGCATCTCCCGAATGCTGCCTCTGACCAGATCTGAGGAAAGCCTCCAGATAAGAGCCCCCATTAAAATACCGGGGACCGCGATATAGAACATGCCCGCCTGCCCCAAAGACGAGGTAAGCGCTCCTATCAGCACAGGGCTTATCGCAAAACCGATATTACCGCCTATGATAAAAACAGACATGACCCTCCCCCTTGCGCCGGTTGAGATACCGGAGATGGCCGACAACGCCTGAGGATGGAACATGGCGGGACCGAGGCCGGCAAGGGTTGCTAAAGCAAGCAGCATCTCATAGCTCTTTGCCATGCCCATGAGCCCAACGAAGACGCCTGCCCAGATCAGACCCAGTGCTCCAACCCATCTCGCCCGGTATCTGTCGATTGCATAGCCCAAAAACGGCTGGGAAACAGATGAGGTAAGCGTGAAAAAAGTGACCAGCAATCCGGCTGAAGCATACGACAGGCCGGAACCAGCAATCAGCACCGGCAGAAACGGCGGCAGTGCGTTCATATAGATGTCATCGACAACGTGGCCTGCGGTAAACGTAGCAAGGATGCTACGGTCTGATAACTGCCGCTTCATCTACGGTTTTCTCAGGAGTGCAGACCGCGTGAAAATAGTGTCATGATTCTTTTCAAGGCTGAACCCCAGGGACCGGAAGATCGATACGGTCGCCTCCATAGCCCTGCGGTTCACCTCGACTGAAGGTTCATAGATAGAAAGTACTCCGCCACTCCTGAGGGTTTCGGCAATAATGGAAGCCGCCTCTTTCTTGCGCGCTATTTCATGAAAACTATAATAGAGCAGACAGACATCTGCCATATCATGAGGCAGGTCAACTGAGGCGATATCCTCCTGTACGATCTCTACCGCACCGGCAAACCTCTGCGCTCTCTTCCTGAGCTTTCTTACCATGCCCGGCTGAAGTTCGACCGCGATCACTTTTTTCGCCCGCTTTGCAATGGCTTCGGTAAAAAAACCATTTCCCGCGCCGATCTCAAGGACAACCGATTCCGGTGTTATACAGGATTCATCAAGCACCCTGCTCCGGTCAGTGAAGGCTTTCCTGACCGGGTTGTAGAGGATAAAAGAAAACCATGAGGGGCAGACAAAGGACATCAGATGCCCTCTGCAGCGCGTGATGAGATTAACCGGACATGTTGGCAATACATGATACGTTAAGAATAGATTCTTTTCTCCGCAAATGCAACAACACTACAGAGAGGATGATTAATCAGTGCAGAGCATGTCTTTGGTCATAATGACGATCTCATCGTCCGCGCTTTCGATCGCGTCGCAGACCCGTGCCATATTAAGCACAAGGTCGCTCTTCTTGACCGGCAGTTTCTTATCTGCCACGACGCAGACCAGCTTCATCAGCCCTATCGTGATGGCCTTGCCATCGCTCTTTTTGAAAGAGAGGGTCTCCTTCTTTTTCATGTCATCCTTGGAATAAAAGTCGGCGATGCGCTTTGTAAACAATGCAGAAGCCTGCTCCATCAGCTTCGGCATCTCCCGGCAGTCGCAGATGACCATAAAATCATGAGTGCTCAGTGTGCCGGCAAAGCCGTTTTTGCGGGAATCGGCAGAAGTCTTCAGAATGGCAGCCGCCCACTGGATAATATCCGCATGCCTGTTCGGACCGTACTTGATGAGGTATGACTGGATGTTTGATATCCGCACATAGGCGACAGAGTATTTGCCCATCCTGGGATATATCTCCTCAAGCTTCCTGAGGATCGCTGATTTGTCCGGCAGACCGGTCAGGTAATCAGGCCAGAGATACGGATTGTTCTGCCTCTTGCGAAGGTCTGCGATATATTTTCTTGCCTCTGAAAGCCCCACGGGTCACCTCCATTATTTCTTTTATCTTCAATAGGTAATACCGCATTTTCAGGCAGCTTGTCAACTTGAAGTTCCATTTATCAGGTAGGCTCGCCGAGACGATCACCTGCATATAAATATGGTCTGTCCAGCGATGCCATACTCAGCATTCAATAAGAGCCTTATCCTCGTTGACATTTGTTTTGATCCAGCGTTTCACGGACTTTCTTCAGAAGATCCATGGGAGATATCGGTTTATAAACGATAGCAGCGTCGCTGAGAGATATTTTGTCCCTGACCGTGTCAGGGGAATATCCGCTCGCAAAGATGACCTTGATCGCGGGCTTAATCTTCTTAAGCTTATCATAGACCTCTTTGCCGCTTTTCTTCGGCATAACGAGATCGGTAAGCAGCAGGTCGATCCTGTCTTTATTGTCCTGAAACTTGTGAATAGCATCTTCGCCGTCAAAAGCCACAATTACGGTATAGCCGAACTCCTCGAGCACTGAGCCTGACAACTTTCTCAGTATCTCATCATCTTCAGCCAAAAGTATTGTCTCGGTGCCTCCTTCCGGGCAGTCCGGCTCTTCGGTAATTGCCGTCTCCTGCAGCGCAGCGGCCGCAACCGGCAGATACACCTTAAAAGCGGTCCCCTCCCCAGGCTCACTATATACGTCGATAAACCCGCCGTGCTGCTTGATAATGCCATAGATAATGGCCAGGCCAAGTCCTGTACCTTTACCAACCTCTTTTGTTGTAAAAAAAGGCTCAAATATCCTCTGTCTGGTCTCTTCGTCCATGCCAATACCGTTGTCGGTAACAGTGATCATGCCATAACGCCCGGGCGTCCCATACCCATGCCGTTTTGAAAAGCCCTCGTCAAGCCGCACCTGATCTGTCGTAACCGCAAGGATACCACCGTTGGGCATGGCATCTCTGGCATTTGTGGCAAGGTTCATCAGGATCTGCTCTATCTGATTGGGATCAGCAGATACCATAATGGAGTTTTCGTGCAGATTCGTCCGGAACTCGATATCCTCGCCAATTACCCTGCGCAGGAACATCTCGCTTTTATTCAGAAGCGTATTCAGGTCCACCTGCTTTCTTATGCTCATCTGTCTTCTGCTGAAGGAAAGAAGCCCCTGCGTAAGATAGGCCGCCTTGTCCGCAGCAACAAGCATATTTTCAACATTCTTTCTGAATGGGTTATCCGGTTCCATCTTCATGGCCGCAAGCTGGCCGTACCCGATGATAGCGCTCAGTATATTATTGAAGTCATGGGCAATGCCGCCGGCAAGGGTGCCGACCGATTCCATCTTCTGGGACTGTCGGAGCTGCTCTTCAAGCTTTTGGTGTTCCGTGATGTCCCTGCCTACCCGTATTACATTGACCACCCCGTCCGGACCCATTACCGGCACAGTCCGGACCTCAAGTTTTCTGGCTTGCATAAGTACATGTTTTTCAACCGTATGGCCGGACTGGAAGCTTTTCCTGGCTGGGCAATCCTCACATATCTCATCACGATTAAACCAGAGCCGATAACAATATTCTCCCTCCATCGCAAGCGGATCGAGTGCAATTCTTTCACCCGCAACGCGGTTTGCCCAGAGTATTTTGTAATCGGAAGAGAGGAGCGTAATGCTGTCCGGAATAGCATTGAGCAGGGCGGTAAACTGACTGGACATAATGCGAAACATCTTTTCGCTATCTGTCAGGTTTTTCTCTGCCTGCTTGCGAGCGGTAATATCTTCCGTAATTCCCAGGAGCTTTTCGACAACGCCCTGTTTGTTTATGATCGGGACAAAACATGACTTATAGATCTGTCCCTGCGACCCATTAGACTTAAATTCAAAATAACCGTTTTCCCCTTCATACGCGCGCTGGAGAAGCCCCCCTATACGCTCTCTGTCTTCAGGGCTTACCGCATCAAGATATAATAATCCCTGCACGTCTCTTTCAGCATGGAACCCCATCATCGAAAGCCCCGCACTGTTCATGGAAATAATCCTGCCGTTTATGTCTATCTCATGGATACAGACCGGGGAGTTATTAACCATGGTACGATATCGCTCTTCACTCTGTCTCAAGGCTATGGCGTTTTTCTCCTGCCTCTGTGACCGCGAAAGGATCAGCCCGGCCCCTGCCAGCCAATAGATAAAATACAGAAAACCCTCTTTTGCCATCGATTTATACATGCCGGCATAAAAAGGCTGCATGGGGATTGATGCACTTATCGCACCCCTGATATCACCTTCCTGATATCCCTGAAAGGCATGACACTTCAAGCAGGCCTTATCAGTCCTGAGAGGATGCATGGCCCTCAAATATTTTTTCCCTCCCAAAACTTCCACTGAAGCTACTTCGGTCGCCCCCCGCTCAAACGCCTTGAGCGCTCCAATCTCCCAGTCATCAGCCCTGTTTTCGGGACGCAGCAGCTTAAGGCTCGTTATATGGCCCCGTATGCCGGTTTCGGCGTTTTCAAGTTCGTGTATCTGACGGGTCATGTACGCAGGATTGATAAGGGTAAGTTTCTTCCCGGAAGGGGTTTCGATGTCCCTTTCCGGTATCTGCGTCAGATAGGGATTTGGCGGAGTCTTTTCTGTAACCAGCGCATATACGCCGCCATGCTGCGCATTCCACTTGCGGTAGGTGATATCTTTTTCGATCAGAGAACGGCCGGCAATGAGAGCGCTCTCCTCGGCATCTTCCCAATGATCGTACGCTTCATAGGAAAACATGACAAGGAGCAGAACAGTCCATGCAAATAGAGCACGTCTGCTCTTGCTGATCAGGGACCCAAAGCCTAAGAAGTTTTCTTCTGTCATATCTTATCGCTGACAAGCAGCGTACGTTTCGCTCATTACTGACAATTTCTGATCACGTCGTAACTTATCCGGTCAAGGGGAAGGACCTTATCGACCCCACCCATTTTAATAGCCTCTTTTGGCATACCGAAAACCACCGACGTTGCCTCGTCCTGGGCAATCGTGTAAGCACCGGCATCCTTCATCTCCCGCATACCCTTTGCACCGTCGTCCCCCATGCCGGTCATGATGACGCCAACCGCGTTTTTGCCTGCATACCGTGCCGCTGATCTGAAAAGTACATCGACAGACGGGCGATGACGACTGACAAGAGGGCCTTCTTTTATCTCGACATAGTATCTCGCACCACTGCGTTTCAGAAGCATATGAAAATTGCCCGGCGCAATGAGCGCGCGCCCGCGGATGACCGTATCATTGTCTTCCGCTTCTTTCACGGTAATCTGACAGAGCGAATCGAGACGCTTTGAAAATGCGGTGGTAAAGTGCTCAGGCATATGCTGCACGATAACGATACCCGGACTGTCAGCAGGAAACGATTCAAGGAAGACCCTGAGCGCCTCTGTACCGCCGGTGGATGCGCCGACAACAACCACTTTTTCGGTCGTCTGGATCATGGACTTCGAGGATGCCTTTTCGATAACAGCATCAGCGGTAAGCTTGGGTGTCACTTTCATCGGAGTCTTTGATATGAGCTTAACGCGAGCCACTGAAGCAGCCCTGACAGCATCGCAAATACGCAGGCGTGATTCCTCGATAAACTGCTTGGTCCCCATTCGGGGCTTCTGAATGATCTCGACTGCGCCGTATTCCATCGCCCTGAGCGCTGTCTCCGAACCTTGTTCCGTCAGGCTCGAGCACATGACTACCGGTATCGGATGCTGGCTCATCAGTTTCTGCAGAAAGGTCAACCCATCCATGCGGGGCATCTCTACATCAAGCGTAATAACGTCGGGTATCTCATCGCGCATCCGCTCCGCGGCAATAATCGGATCTGCTGCGGTTGCCATGATCTCGATGCCGGGGTCTGACGACAGTATCTCTGAAAGCGTCTGGCGAACAACAGCAGAGTCATCCACGATAAGTACTTTTATTTTTTTATTTATACCCATTCGCTCCTACCTCAGTATTTATCGACACCTATACGTTCGATTCTTCAAGCTCAGTCCTTCTGACCCGTTTCAGGAATACTTCTCCTGTATGGGTATAAAACAGGATCTTCCGGCCCTGCATGCCGCCTATATCGGCCTTCAGGATCTGCAGCTTCTCTGCATCGAGTATCCTGATGGCAGCCTGAATGTTCAGATTGCCGATCGTGTTAGCTTTTCGGCCTTCGTCCAGCGGTGAAAACATATCGGCACCACCAAAGAGCTTGACCTCCATTTCATGGTCGCCGATCCCATATCCTCTGATTTTGCCAAGCATAAGCCTTATGGAACAATCAACGTATCTGAAAGCATTTCCGCAACTGTTGTCACAAGGCTTGTCATCCTTGCAGTTTGGAAGAAGACCGTGGCATATCGCGCCTATTTTCAGCCGGGGACAGAACATGGTCACCGATACGCATGACCCGAGCACTGTCGTGACAACCGTCGGGCTGTCAGTGATATATAATTCTCCGGGCTTGAGATATACGGCAGGAAGATCAGTTACCGGCGCCTTCATAACGGCTTTCTGTAGACCGTGCTGCCGACAGAAACGAGCGGCACATTCAGTCCATTTAATGTCTCTGAATGGCCCATGAAGAGGTATCCCCCTGGCGCCAGATGTTCGCAGAAGCGGTTTATCAGCTTTTCCTGTGTCTGCCGGTCAAAATAGATGATGACATTTCGGCAGAATATGACGTCCATCGGCTCCCGCATGCCAAAATCACCCTCCATAAAATTCAGTCTCCGGAATCTGACCAGAGAGCGCAGTTTCGGTGACATCCTCACCAGATCACTGCTTTTGTTCCTGCTCCTCAGGAGATATTTCTTCTTCATCTCCAGCGGAACGGTCTCGACCCTCTCCATCTCATATACTGCCCTGACCGCCTTCTCAAGGACCTTGGTCGAAATATCTGTCGCAAGAATCATAAAGCTCAGTCCCGGATACTGCAAAACCGCCTCACTCATGACCATCGCCAGGGTATAGGGTTCTTCTCCTGTTGAGCAGCCTGCAGACCAGATATTCAGACTGCGACGGGTTCTGAGATCGGTCATACGTAAAAGCTCAGGCAGCACCGTATTTACGAGATATTCGAAATGCCTCGGCTCCCTGAAAAAATCGGTCTTGTTTGTAGTGACCTCATTGATCATCTGAAAGAGCTCATTTTCGATACCCTTCGGGCTGAGCAGATAGTCACAGTATTCTGCAAAGGATTTCATGCAGAGTTCTCTCAGCCTTTTCCTGAGCCTTGCCTCAAGCATGACCTTTTTGGCATCGCTCATCTTTATGCCGCATTCATGATAGATGACCTCGCTCAGACGGCTGAAGTCACGGTTCGACATGACTGCCGTAAAGGTCTGCGGATTGTATTCTGTATTCTGCTCTTTCATAACATAATTATCATGGTATCCTGCCCCCTTCCACCAAGAAGGGGGGCTGAACAGTTACTACGCACCCTCTTTTGCACCC
This genomic window from Nitrospirota bacterium contains:
- a CDS encoding DUF3786 domain-containing protein, producing the protein MNAIELYKKLPKKNCGRCSQKTCMPFALSVIKGEATLSDCPLLTADEIGEMKNSISRADWQEELIQSLRLKIQDVDLAALTADLGGVYRNNRLSMLCLGREFEIFPGGDIRTQGHITQWIKILLLHYINTHGKADLSGRWVSFSELKSGMVKATSFLREAENPLKELFETNYEKTAAGIRKLGAAQSGDFPTPNAWILFLLPKVPVVILYWPEEDEFTAKVKILFDKTADKFLDVESLMFLLEGLVKNIERDLSLDNRG
- a CDS encoding DUF1189 domain-containing protein, yielding MTQNKTTGIYSSIQAVYLSFYSRELYQDVARNWNGLCLPYLFFTLMLFWIPETMNMHRTVSDFLADEGPNYVEQIPVITIAKGEVSIKEEMPFTIYDKKNKTPFAIIDTTGKTTSLDNSPAHVLVTKNALIVRKDEKEVRSLPLSDVGDTTITKTLIYEWIEIIKNLILAVFFPLILLLSFGFHIMQVILLSFLGGNFAKYFHVNLGFRTLIRLSAVAFTPPLLLEAVHAILDIAYPYSSLMSFIIAAGYLYYAVGSNSEKMLNPIRNKP
- a CDS encoding MFS transporter, whose product is MKRQLSDRSILATFTAGHVVDDIYMNALPPFLPVLIAGSGLSYASAGLLVTFFTLTSSVSQPFLGYAIDRYRARWVGALGLIWAGVFVGLMGMAKSYEMLLALATLAGLGPAMFHPQALSAISGISTGARGRVMSVFIIGGNIGFAISPVLIGALTSSLGQAGMFYIAVPGILMGALIWRLSSDLVRGSIREMHPFSFNDLRPAVVLIMVAVLRSWVYFSVLSYLPSYFVQAGSSVLRSNSLLSLMLLAGVAGQFAGGTLSDRFGRKQVTLASLLLAAPLLYAFLHTTGPVALVFLFCFGFSVMGSFSVTMVMMHEIMHRHIGMASGIMIGFALGIGGMGVMITGLMADSFGLFSAMNALVMVLIAAAVMTKFVPHGKPSS
- a CDS encoding class I SAM-dependent methyltransferase, with amino-acid sequence MSFVCPSWFSFILYNPVRKAFTDRSRVLDESCITPESVVLEIGAGNGFFTEAIAKRAKKVIAVELQPGMVRKLRKRAQRFAGAVEIVQEDIASVDLPHDMADVCLLYYSFHEIARKKEAASIIAETLRSGGVLSIYEPSVEVNRRAMEATVSIFRSLGFSLEKNHDTIFTRSALLRKP
- a CDS encoding DUF3365 domain-containing protein; the protein is MTEENFLGFGSLISKSRRALFAWTVLLLVMFSYEAYDHWEDAEESALIAGRSLIEKDITYRKWNAQHGGVYALVTEKTPPNPYLTQIPERDIETPSGKKLTLINPAYMTRQIHELENAETGIRGHITSLKLLRPENRADDWEIGALKAFERGATEVASVEVLGGKKYLRAMHPLRTDKACLKCHAFQGYQEGDIRGAISASIPMQPFYAGMYKSMAKEGFLYFIYWLAGAGLILSRSQRQEKNAIALRQSEERYRTMVNNSPVCIHEIDINGRIISMNSAGLSMMGFHAERDVQGLLYLDAVSPEDRERIGGLLQRAYEGENGYFEFKSNGSQGQIYKSCFVPIINKQGVVEKLLGITEDITARKQAEKNLTDSEKMFRIMSSQFTALLNAIPDSITLLSSDYKILWANRVAGERIALDPLAMEGEYCYRLWFNRDEICEDCPARKSFQSGHTVEKHVLMQARKLEVRTVPVMGPDGVVNVIRVGRDITEHQKLEEQLRQSQKMESVGTLAGGIAHDFNNILSAIIGYGQLAAMKMEPDNPFRKNVENMLVAADKAAYLTQGLLSFSRRQMSIRKQVDLNTLLNKSEMFLRRVIGEDIEFRTNLHENSIMVSADPNQIEQILMNLATNARDAMPNGGILAVTTDQVRLDEGFSKRHGYGTPGRYGMITVTDNGIGMDEETRQRIFEPFFTTKEVGKGTGLGLAIIYGIIKQHGGFIDVYSEPGEGTAFKVYLPVAAAALQETAITEEPDCPEGGTETILLAEDDEILRKLSGSVLEEFGYTVIVAFDGEDAIHKFQDNKDRIDLLLTDLVMPKKSGKEVYDKLKKIKPAIKVIFASGYSPDTVRDKISLSDAAIVYKPISPMDLLKKVRETLDQNKCQRG
- a CDS encoding chemotaxis response regulator protein-glutamate methylesterase; protein product: MGINKKIKVLIVDDSAVVRQTLSEILSSDPGIEIMATAADPIIAAERMRDEIPDVITLDVEMPRMDGLTFLQKLMSQHPIPVVMCSSLTEQGSETALRAMEYGAVEIIQKPRMGTKQFIEESRLRICDAVRAASVARVKLISKTPMKVTPKLTADAVIEKASSKSMIQTTEKVVVVGASTGGTEALRVFLESFPADSPGIVIVQHMPEHFTTAFSKRLDSLCQITVKEAEDNDTVIRGRALIAPGNFHMLLKRSGARYYVEIKEGPLVSRHRPSVDVLFRSAARYAGKNAVGVIMTGMGDDGAKGMREMKDAGAYTIAQDEATSVVFGMPKEAIKMGGVDKVLPLDRISYDVIRNCQ
- a CDS encoding chemotaxis protein CheD, with the protein product MKAPVTDLPAVYLKPGELYITDSPTVVTTVLGSCVSVTMFCPRLKIGAICHGLLPNCKDDKPCDNSCGNAFRYVDCSIRLMLGKIRGYGIGDHEMEVKLFGGADMFSPLDEGRKANTIGNLNIQAAIRILDAEKLQILKADIGGMQGRKILFYTHTGEVFLKRVRRTELEESNV
- a CDS encoding protein-glutamate O-methyltransferase CheR, encoding MKEQNTEYNPQTFTAVMSNRDFSRLSEVIYHECGIKMSDAKKVMLEARLRKRLRELCMKSFAEYCDYLLSPKGIENELFQMINEVTTNKTDFFREPRHFEYLVNTVLPELLRMTDLRTRRSLNIWSAGCSTGEEPYTLAMVMSEAVLQYPGLSFMILATDISTKVLEKAVRAVYEMERVETVPLEMKKKYLLRSRNKSSDLVRMSPKLRSLVRFRRLNFMEGDFGMREPMDVIFCRNVIIYFDRQTQEKLINRFCEHLAPGGYLFMGHSETLNGLNVPLVSVGSTVYRKPL